A genomic region of Sulfurimonas hongkongensis contains the following coding sequences:
- a CDS encoding branched-chain amino acid transaminase has translation MDAAKYIWMNGEFVAWHDAKVHVLSHTIHYGNGVIEGTKAYKTKKGYAIFRLNDHTKRLKESAKMTLIDIPYSIDEMNRAQIQLVKMNEFTGDNVYIRPFAFLGYGVMGVYHKNAPVETVMSAWEWGAYLGEEGLQKGIKLKIASMNRPSNTSNMGKAKATANYLNSQMAKYEAIDCGYDEALLLDDQGYVAEASGASFFMVADGVLITPPSDNALISISQKTVIEIAQDLGIKVERRKISREEVYIADEAFLTGTAAEITPVRIVDAREIGNGSRGEMTEKLQSAYFDIVFGRNEKYAHYLTYVDGC, from the coding sequence ATGGACGCAGCCAAATATATTTGGATGAATGGAGAGTTTGTAGCTTGGCATGATGCAAAAGTACATGTACTTTCACACACAATTCATTATGGAAACGGTGTAATTGAAGGCACAAAAGCCTATAAAACTAAAAAAGGTTATGCGATTTTTCGCCTAAATGACCATACAAAGAGACTAAAAGAGTCAGCTAAAATGACTTTGATAGATATTCCTTATAGTATTGATGAGATGAACAGAGCTCAAATACAACTTGTAAAAATGAATGAGTTTACGGGTGATAATGTCTATATTCGTCCTTTTGCATTTCTGGGCTATGGTGTTATGGGCGTTTATCACAAAAATGCTCCAGTTGAGACTGTTATGAGTGCATGGGAGTGGGGCGCTTATCTAGGTGAAGAGGGACTTCAAAAAGGCATTAAGTTAAAAATTGCCTCAATGAATAGACCATCAAACACTTCAAACATGGGTAAAGCAAAAGCAACAGCTAACTATCTAAACTCCCAGATGGCAAAGTATGAGGCTATTGATTGTGGCTATGATGAAGCCTTGCTTTTAGATGACCAAGGCTATGTTGCAGAAGCTTCAGGAGCTAGTTTCTTTATGGTAGCAGATGGTGTTTTAATAACTCCTCCTAGTGACAATGCCCTTATTTCTATAAGTCAAAAAACAGTTATAGAGATAGCACAAGATTTAGGCATAAAAGTGGAGCGTCGTAAAATCTCTAGAGAAGAAGTATACATCGCAGATGAGGCATTTTTAACAGGAACAGCAGCTGAGATAACACCTGTTAGAATAGTAGATGCAAGAGAGATAGGCAATGGTTCTCGAGGAGAAATGACAGAAAAACTACAAAGTGCTTACTTCGATATAGTTTTTGGTCGTAATGAAAAGTATGCGCACTATTTGACTTATGTTGATGGGTGTTAA
- a CDS encoding DnaJ domain-containing protein, protein MRYEDFDKALESLNIVTRMTQSELKNQYLRLSKKYHPDMPDGSDERFKEISEAYKLIRNYMRNYRFSLDKDEFDSQNPLSNRPDDWFKSFNS, encoded by the coding sequence ATGCGTTATGAAGATTTTGACAAAGCGTTAGAGAGTTTAAACATAGTTACAAGGATGACTCAAAGTGAGCTAAAAAACCAATATCTAAGACTATCAAAAAAATACCATCCAGATATGCCTGATGGAAGTGATGAGAGGTTTAAAGAGATTTCAGAAGCATACAAGCTCATACGAAATTATATGAGAAATTATAGATTTTCACTAGATAAAGATGAGTTTGACTCTCAAAATCCTCTCTCAAATAGGCCAGACGACTGGTTTAAAAGTTTTAACTCTTGA
- the ppk2 gene encoding polyphosphate kinase 2: protein MKEKEKRKRQKDRREKDRRQSKDDRREGKKTGRVQVWVKEETLAYEKELAKLQIELLKLQNHIKANGLKVIMIFEGRDAAGKGGTIKRITENLNPRGARVVALEKPSDIEKTQWYFQRYVQHLPTAGEIVIFDRSWYNRAMVEPVMGFCTERQHHQFLKDAPKFEDMIVDEDIKIFKFYFSVSKDEQAKRFKARETDPLKQHKFSTVDKESQRLWNEYSLAKYMMLSQTHTDFAPWTIVKSDNKKKARLNCIKHILNFVEYKDQIPNKELKVDDEIIVYGRDEAIAMEKMFQYSLKEEIKS from the coding sequence GTGAAAGAAAAAGAGAAAAGAAAAAGACAAAAAGATAGAAGAGAAAAAGACAGAAGACAGAGCAAAGACGACAGAAGAGAGGGTAAAAAAACAGGCAGGGTTCAAGTCTGGGTTAAAGAAGAGACCCTCGCTTATGAAAAAGAGCTAGCAAAGCTTCAAATAGAACTTTTAAAACTTCAAAACCATATCAAGGCAAATGGTTTGAAAGTTATTATGATCTTTGAGGGACGTGATGCTGCTGGAAAAGGTGGGACAATAAAAAGGATCACCGAAAATCTAAATCCTAGGGGTGCCAGAGTTGTAGCCTTAGAAAAACCAAGTGATATAGAAAAAACCCAGTGGTATTTTCAAAGATATGTGCAACACTTGCCAACTGCTGGAGAGATTGTAATCTTTGATAGGAGTTGGTATAACAGAGCTATGGTAGAGCCTGTAATGGGCTTTTGTACAGAGAGACAGCATCATCAGTTTTTAAAAGATGCACCAAAGTTTGAAGATATGATAGTCGATGAAGATATAAAAATTTTTAAGTTTTACTTCTCAGTTTCAAAAGATGAACAAGCAAAAAGGTTTAAAGCTAGAGAGACGGACCCACTAAAACAGCATAAATTCTCAACAGTTGACAAAGAGTCACAAAGACTTTGGAATGAGTACTCACTTGCAAAGTATATGATGCTAAGTCAAACTCATACAGATTTTGCACCGTGGACTATAGTAAAGAGTGACAACAAGAAAAAAGCAAGACTAAACTGCATCAAACACATACTAAACTTTGTTGAGTACAAAGACCAAATACCAAACAAAGAGCTAAAAGTTGATGATGAAATCATAGTATATGGACGAGATGAAGCAATTGCCATGGAGAAAATGTTTCAGTACTCGCTTAAAGAAGAGATCAAGAGTTAA
- the ppk2 gene encoding polyphosphate kinase 2, whose protein sequence is MKQQNIFRVDGVEVTLDELIKGYKKSKSSKKIRSKVELKRINEQKLKPYQAELIKLQKHLENTDQKMIILFEGRDAAGKGGTIRRVTRYMDEKHYRIVALGKPTEEQRTQWFYQKYVRHFPTAGEIVLFDRSWYNRAMVESVFNFCTKKEYDDFMKGVKGFENDLVRQGIILVKLYYSVTKAEQARRFQRRQNDPLRQWKLSEIDLQAQDKWDEFTQTKYNMIKQTHSHSAPWTIIRSNNKQLARLESLKVILNKVDYEGRDEHLNYSPNPEIVISGAREIEIMDAQVTSTGKFIG, encoded by the coding sequence ATGAAGCAGCAAAATATCTTTAGAGTTGATGGAGTTGAGGTTACGCTTGATGAACTCATTAAAGGCTACAAAAAGTCAAAATCTTCAAAAAAAATAAGAAGTAAGGTAGAACTTAAAAGAATCAATGAGCAGAAGTTAAAACCGTATCAGGCTGAGCTTATAAAACTGCAAAAACATCTTGAAAACACAGATCAAAAGATGATTATTCTCTTTGAGGGACGTGATGCCGCTGGAAAAGGTGGAACTATAAGAAGGGTTACAAGATATATGGATGAGAAGCATTATAGGATAGTAGCCCTTGGAAAACCTACAGAGGAGCAAAGAACACAATGGTTTTACCAAAAATATGTACGACACTTTCCTACAGCTGGAGAGATAGTTCTTTTTGATAGAAGTTGGTACAACAGAGCTATGGTTGAGTCTGTTTTTAATTTTTGTACTAAAAAAGAGTACGATGACTTTATGAAGGGTGTAAAAGGGTTTGAAAATGATCTTGTTCGTCAAGGCATTATACTAGTAAAGCTTTACTATAGTGTTACAAAAGCTGAGCAAGCTAGAAGATTTCAAAGACGACAAAATGACCCACTCAGACAGTGGAAGCTTAGTGAGATAGACCTTCAAGCTCAAGATAAATGGGATGAATTTACCCAGACAAAGTACAACATGATAAAGCAGACTCACTCTCATAGTGCTCCATGGACTATTATTCGTTCAAATAATAAACAGCTTGCAAGACTAGAGTCACTAAAAGTCATACTCAACAAGGTCGATTATGAGGGAAGAGATGAACATTTAAACTACTCTCCAAATCCAGAAATCGTTATCTCAGGCGCTAGAGAGATAGAGATTATGGATGCTCAGGTTACAAGTACTGGTAAATTTATAGGTTAA
- the glnA gene encoding type I glutamate--ammonia ligase produces the protein MGKFVNTTEEFFTFCEEHDVGFVDFRFTDIKGTWHHVSYRMSAVTTEQLEEGLPFDGSSIEAWQPINKSDMLLRPDVKTAFLDPFTADPTIIVFCDVYDIYKNQAYERCPRSIAKAALEHTESLGIADTAYFGPENEFFMFDNITFVDNINEAGYKIDTEEGDWNANNPYTDMYNTGHRPGTKGGYFPVAPSDSAVDIRAEMMQVLEQVGLEVVLGHHEVAQGQHEIGIVFSDIITAADNVQKYKYVIKMVAHLNGKTATFMPKPMFGDNGNGMHVHQSLWKDGKNLFYKKGNYANVSEIGIHYVGGIFKHARSVAAFTNPTTNSYKRLLPGFEAPNILAYSSQNRSASCRIPYGAGEKATRVEMRFPDSSACPYLAFAVMLMAGLDGIKNKDIPTGPMDENLYELSLDEIREKGIPQLPHTLRGSLEALFRDFDYLKPVFTDEFLESYRHYRFERDVWPDEGRPTAYEFKTTYQC, from the coding sequence ATGGGAAAGTTTGTTAACACCACCGAGGAGTTTTTTACTTTTTGTGAAGAACATGATGTTGGATTTGTAGATTTTAGATTTACAGACATTAAAGGTACATGGCACCATGTAAGCTATAGGATGTCTGCTGTAACTACAGAACAATTAGAAGAAGGTTTACCTTTTGATGGCTCATCTATAGAAGCTTGGCAACCTATCAACAAGTCTGATATGCTTCTAAGACCAGATGTAAAAACTGCTTTTTTAGATCCTTTTACTGCTGATCCAACTATCATCGTTTTTTGTGATGTTTATGACATATATAAAAATCAAGCTTATGAGAGATGTCCTCGCTCTATTGCAAAAGCAGCCTTAGAACATACTGAGTCTCTTGGAATTGCTGATACTGCATATTTTGGTCCTGAAAATGAATTTTTTATGTTTGATAACATAACTTTTGTTGACAATATCAACGAAGCAGGTTACAAAATCGATACTGAAGAGGGTGATTGGAACGCTAACAATCCATATACAGATATGTACAACACAGGTCACAGACCGGGAACTAAAGGTGGTTATTTTCCAGTAGCTCCATCTGATTCTGCTGTAGATATTCGTGCTGAGATGATGCAAGTATTAGAACAAGTTGGACTTGAAGTGGTGCTCGGTCACCATGAAGTAGCTCAAGGTCAACATGAAATAGGGATAGTTTTCTCAGATATTATAACTGCTGCTGATAATGTTCAAAAGTACAAATATGTCATAAAAATGGTAGCTCACCTAAATGGGAAAACTGCGACTTTTATGCCTAAACCAATGTTTGGCGACAATGGAAATGGTATGCATGTTCACCAATCTCTTTGGAAAGATGGTAAAAACCTATTTTATAAAAAAGGAAACTATGCAAATGTCTCTGAGATTGGTATACACTATGTTGGCGGTATCTTTAAACACGCTCGCTCAGTAGCAGCTTTTACAAACCCTACGACCAACTCATACAAAAGACTTCTTCCTGGATTTGAAGCACCAAATATTTTGGCTTACTCTTCTCAAAACCGCTCTGCATCTTGTAGAATCCCTTATGGTGCTGGAGAAAAGGCAACTCGTGTTGAGATGCGTTTTCCAGATTCAAGTGCTTGTCCATACCTAGCTTTTGCTGTAATGCTTATGGCAGGACTTGATGGTATAAAAAACAAAGATATTCCTACTGGACCTATGGATGAAAACTTATATGAACTCTCTTTAGATGAGATTCGCGAAAAAGGTATCCCTCAACTCCCACACACTCTTCGTGGTTCACTAGAGGCACTTTTTAGAGATTTCGACTACCTCAAACCTGTCTTTACTGATGAGTTTTTAGAAAGCTATAGACACTACAGATTTGAGA